One window of Bacillus alkalicellulosilyticus genomic DNA carries:
- a CDS encoding polyphosphate polymerase domain-containing protein: MAGEIFSRYEIKYLIPFSTYEKLAKALQGRMVYDKYGDEEGKYNIISLYFDSPDKKIYYETRNKERFRQKLRLRIYNKATVDDNAFFEVKKKYKKRVNKRRTSINLKHAYQYINNAQRNYETLNISNPQIFNEIDSFRSYYSLQPENIVSYDRQAFVGVTDPDLRVTFDYNLRCRKDDLRIEHGPHGIHFVDPELVVLEVKVNHSVPLWLSRLLSELGCPKKSVSKFCTSVDLLEEGTGIIV; the protein is encoded by the coding sequence TTGGCTGGAGAAATTTTTAGCCGGTATGAGATAAAATATTTAATTCCATTTTCTACGTATGAGAAATTGGCCAAGGCATTGCAGGGACGTATGGTCTATGACAAATATGGAGATGAAGAAGGGAAATACAATATTATTAGTTTGTATTTTGATTCACCTGACAAAAAGATATATTACGAAACGAGAAACAAAGAGAGGTTTCGTCAAAAATTACGTTTGCGAATTTATAACAAAGCAACCGTAGATGATAACGCTTTTTTTGAGGTGAAGAAAAAGTATAAAAAAAGAGTCAATAAACGTAGGACGAGCATTAACTTAAAACATGCATACCAATATATTAATAACGCTCAAAGAAACTATGAAACATTGAATATATCGAATCCTCAAATTTTTAATGAAATTGATTCATTCCGCTCGTATTACAGCTTACAACCTGAGAATATTGTTAGCTATGATAGACAAGCTTTTGTTGGAGTAACAGACCCTGATTTAAGGGTAACATTTGATTATAATTTACGTTGCAGAAAAGATGATTTAAGAATAGAACATGGTCCGCACGGGATACATTTTGTTGATCCTGAGCTTGTTGTATTAGAAGTAAAAGTAAATCATAGTGTCCCTCTATGGCTATCGCGCTTACTAAGCGAACTTGGATGCCCAAAAAAAAGTGTCTCTAAATTTTGTACTAGTGTAGATTTATTAGAAGAGGGAACAGGAATTATCGTCTAA
- a CDS encoding DMT family transporter — MQTSKLSTYGLVMLVMVLWGVNIVFLKVLVEAFPATTMTSFRIFTAGIVVAFVVLLLKRFKRISKQEWRFIILGSLFGVVGHHYFLANGLTLTTASNGVLILGLLPLTTSVLAAIMLKDKLSSLRVVGIVSALVGVLIIIMAGSGAIGGIRVGDLLVLVAMFCQALSFIYIKKGTETMDSREMTAVMLVIGSVLLFLVSLWIEPGGGSEVIQSVTGPLVAVFLASALLSTALGHFLYNEAIHKLGAGQAAIFNNFVPFFGIVASALFLGEVIYWLQIVGFIFIVIGVLFGTGYVEEKHRKRQGNKQKPVVQKIS; from the coding sequence ATGCAAACTTCTAAGTTATCTACATATGGATTAGTAATGCTAGTCATGGTTTTATGGGGCGTGAATATTGTATTTTTGAAAGTGTTGGTAGAAGCATTTCCGGCTACAACAATGACATCGTTTCGAATCTTTACAGCTGGAATAGTCGTCGCTTTTGTCGTATTACTATTAAAACGCTTTAAGCGAATTTCAAAACAGGAATGGCGTTTTATTATCCTTGGTTCCTTGTTTGGTGTCGTAGGACATCATTATTTTTTAGCGAATGGATTAACATTAACTACTGCATCAAATGGCGTATTAATTTTAGGGTTGCTGCCTTTAACGACTTCAGTTTTAGCTGCGATTATGTTAAAAGATAAGTTGAGTTCACTTCGAGTAGTAGGGATTGTTTCTGCTCTTGTCGGAGTACTTATTATAATAATGGCAGGAAGTGGGGCAATCGGTGGCATACGTGTAGGTGATTTGTTAGTATTAGTCGCTATGTTTTGCCAAGCTTTAAGCTTTATTTATATAAAAAAGGGAACTGAAACAATGGATTCCCGTGAAATGACCGCTGTGATGCTAGTCATCGGTTCAGTCCTTCTGTTTTTAGTTAGTTTATGGATTGAACCAGGAGGAGGAAGTGAGGTTATTCAATCTGTAACAGGTCCACTGGTTGCGGTGTTTTTAGCCTCTGCACTTTTATCAACTGCTCTTGGTCACTTTCTATACAATGAAGCAATTCACAAGCTTGGAGCAGGTCAAGCAGCTATTTTTAATAACTTTGTACCTTTTTTTGGGATTGTGGCTTCTGCTCTATTTTTAGGTGAAGTAATTTATTGGCTTCAAATCGTCGGTTTTATTTTTATCGTCATTGGTGTTTTATTTGGTACGGGGTACGTTGAAGAAAAGCACAGGAAAAGACAAGGGAATAAACAAAAGCCAGTAGTTCAAAAAATCAGCTAA
- a CDS encoding DUF4956 domain-containing protein: protein MDSIMEIFRQSDVTTRLTLVDGTIAVFLSFVLALIITKIYKMTYKGSRYSQSFVHTVVIMGVVVSLIMIVIGNNVAVAFGLVGAFSIIRFRSAMSDPKDIAFIFFAMAVGIACGLGFYLLAIIFTLTLSVLIYGLFTFDYGKREGEPRTMKITVPENLQFEGAFDDIFEKYMSYQSLTKVQTTNLGTMIQLDYEVVMKNGTKDKEVIDAIRERNSNLNVAINYAASNSY from the coding sequence ATGGATAGTATCATGGAGATATTTAGGCAATCGGATGTTACCACACGATTGACCTTAGTGGATGGGACAATTGCTGTTTTTTTAAGCTTTGTGCTCGCCTTAATTATTACAAAAATTTATAAAATGACGTATAAAGGTTCACGTTACTCTCAGTCTTTTGTTCATACAGTTGTGATTATGGGTGTTGTTGTATCTTTAATTATGATTGTCATCGGAAACAATGTAGCGGTCGCTTTTGGACTTGTTGGCGCATTTTCAATTATCCGTTTCCGAAGTGCAATGAGTGACCCAAAAGACATTGCGTTTATCTTTTTTGCGATGGCAGTTGGAATCGCTTGTGGACTAGGATTTTATTTATTAGCTATTATCTTTACTCTTACCTTGTCAGTATTAATTTATGGTTTATTTACATTTGATTATGGTAAAAGAGAAGGGGAACCGAGAACGATGAAAATCACGGTGCCCGAAAACCTTCAGTTCGAGGGTGCATTTGATGATATTTTTGAAAAGTATATGTCTTATCAATCTTTAACAAAAGTACAGACGACTAATCTAGGAACAATGATCCAACTGGATTATGAAGTTGTGATGAAAAATGGAACAAAGGATAAAGAAGTGATTGATGCTATTCGAGAAAGAAATTCAAATCTAAATGTAGCAATCAACTATGCTGCATCTAATTCGTATTAA
- a CDS encoding YhcN/YlaJ family sporulation lipoprotein, translating into MKKIYMFLTICILTSGCYDPVDQEEYGRAQMIPNVGENDQIFTRTREASYDESYQGQLVEQLTTDIGAMQEVDKVRVVIYDNIVLVGIVPKQSGTNEQEIETNISERIQQAVGSKEVVVRVDEDSFEEIKALDLKLRRGATFEEAAPRGLDLFQQLGEENNQGQLK; encoded by the coding sequence TTGAAGAAAATATATATGTTTCTAACGATTTGCATCTTAACGAGTGGTTGTTATGACCCGGTAGATCAAGAAGAGTATGGAAGAGCTCAAATGATACCAAATGTAGGAGAGAATGATCAAATTTTTACTCGTACAAGAGAAGCCAGTTACGACGAGTCTTATCAAGGGCAACTTGTCGAGCAACTAACAACAGACATTGGCGCAATGCAAGAAGTGGATAAGGTGCGTGTCGTTATTTACGATAATATCGTATTGGTTGGTATTGTCCCAAAACAATCAGGCACCAATGAGCAAGAAATTGAAACAAATATTAGTGAAAGAATTCAACAAGCAGTAGGTTCAAAAGAAGTAGTAGTTCGAGTGGATGAGGACAGCTTTGAGGAGATTAAAGCGCTCGACTTAAAATTGCGTAGAGGTGCAACATTTGAAGAGGCTGCCCCAAGAGGACTCGACCTTTTCCAACAACTTGGTGAGGAAAATAACCAAGGTCAATTAAAATAA
- a CDS encoding CotH kinase family protein — MHKQKSKFLLLLFVPLLVGTWFMAYSLASGPLIPDENLEKAIRVAINYEKGEIRADQLSDIQELNIRDSQIENLEGIQYLTSVVSLDLRDNQISDISLLSSLINLHELNLRGNQIHNIDAISNLTLLRELNIRDNQIIDLSPLSNLHQLRDLNMRNNQITTIEPLRHLENLRDRLYLEGNPINDFSPILDFLDEINQTDIDTTVVDSSLLPIFSHVGGFYDDFFELEILSPIENGLIYYTLDGSEPNPIYNSENTHLYTNPIAISERDSEPSVYAFIPTNRIDDHRGWKAPTEPITKATLVRAIIHSDDEPISSVATHSYFFTPYSLPVVSISTNPENLFDDEIGIYVPGVNYQAGNDGTGNYFQRGSDWERPIHLEYFELDGTLALSQDAGIRIHGNFSRRFPQKSLRLYSRSEYGKSRFNYQFFDDKPIDDFNRLILRHPGNDWGVTMFRDDALQRVLHHLDLATQHYQPTVVFLNGEYWGIHNLRDRLDKHYFETHFGGNRDQYTILENNARLTEGSEMGKQDYEDMIEYVKTHDIAEDIHYEYLQSLMDIDNYTQYYISQIYIANVDWPQNNIRYWRYEKTPDEDIVTPELDGRWRWLVFDLDRTFVGRESYNHNTIEWATSLTNQKNDQEWPNVLFRSLLENKSYKTKFLNEFADHLNSSFQTERVHTIFNDIKTSIQPEMDEHINRWGIPASIEEWNKSVDKMFEFATNRPSIVRQHLVEHFELSGTANLSIKMDTSKGTVIVNSIEISSETLGISNPDNWTGTYFKDIPVTITALPKDGYSFKGWGPSIKESSVTIEVNLTEDFALEAIFE; from the coding sequence ATGCATAAACAAAAGTCAAAATTTTTATTACTACTCTTTGTACCACTTTTAGTGGGTACTTGGTTTATGGCCTACAGCTTAGCATCAGGTCCACTTATCCCTGATGAAAACTTGGAAAAAGCGATAAGAGTAGCAATTAACTATGAAAAAGGTGAAATACGAGCAGACCAATTGAGTGATATCCAGGAGTTAAATATTCGAGATAGTCAAATTGAAAATCTAGAAGGAATACAATATTTAACATCCGTAGTCTCTCTCGACTTACGCGACAATCAAATTTCTGATATCTCTTTACTTAGTTCATTAATAAACTTGCATGAACTTAATTTACGGGGAAATCAGATTCATAACATTGATGCGATTTCAAACCTAACATTATTAAGAGAGCTTAACATTCGAGATAATCAAATAATAGATCTCTCCCCTTTAAGCAACCTTCACCAATTAAGAGATTTGAACATGAGAAATAACCAAATCACTACTATCGAACCGTTACGTCATCTTGAAAATTTACGAGATCGTCTATACCTTGAAGGAAATCCAATAAACGATTTTTCACCTATCTTAGATTTCCTCGATGAAATAAATCAAACGGATATTGATACCACCGTCGTAGATTCTAGTCTCCTCCCGATATTTTCACATGTCGGGGGGTTTTATGATGATTTCTTTGAGTTAGAGATTCTAAGTCCGATTGAAAATGGTCTCATCTACTATACTTTGGATGGGTCTGAACCAAATCCCATTTACAACTCGGAGAATACTCACTTATATACGAATCCAATCGCTATATCAGAGAGAGATTCTGAACCAAGTGTTTATGCTTTTATTCCCACAAATCGAATCGATGACCATCGCGGGTGGAAAGCACCTACTGAACCTATTACAAAAGCAACATTAGTTAGAGCTATTATACATTCAGATGATGAACCAATTAGCTCAGTAGCTACACATTCATACTTTTTTACCCCCTACTCGCTTCCAGTTGTTTCGATTTCTACAAACCCCGAAAACTTGTTTGATGATGAAATCGGTATTTATGTTCCTGGTGTAAATTATCAGGCAGGCAATGACGGGACTGGTAATTATTTTCAACGTGGCTCCGATTGGGAAAGGCCTATTCACCTTGAGTATTTTGAATTAGATGGCACTTTAGCATTATCACAGGATGCTGGTATTCGAATTCATGGAAACTTCTCAAGGAGATTTCCTCAAAAATCACTACGATTATATTCAAGAAGTGAATACGGAAAAAGTAGATTTAATTATCAATTTTTTGATGATAAACCGATTGATGATTTTAACCGTTTAATTCTTAGACATCCTGGGAATGATTGGGGTGTTACGATGTTTAGAGATGATGCATTACAACGTGTGTTACATCACCTTGACCTTGCTACACAGCACTACCAACCTACAGTTGTCTTTCTTAACGGAGAATATTGGGGGATCCACAACTTACGGGATCGTCTTGATAAACATTATTTTGAGACCCACTTCGGTGGAAACAGAGACCAATATACTATCCTTGAAAACAATGCACGTTTAACTGAAGGTTCTGAAATGGGAAAACAAGATTACGAAGACATGATAGAATATGTAAAAACTCATGACATCGCGGAAGATATCCACTATGAGTATCTTCAATCTCTCATGGATATTGACAACTACACACAGTATTATATTTCTCAAATCTATATTGCAAATGTAGATTGGCCACAAAATAATATAAGATATTGGAGATATGAGAAAACTCCTGATGAAGACATTGTAACTCCTGAGCTTGATGGTAGATGGCGCTGGCTAGTGTTTGACTTAGACAGAACATTCGTCGGTAGAGAATCCTATAACCACAACACTATTGAATGGGCTACTTCTTTAACCAATCAAAAGAACGACCAAGAATGGCCAAACGTTTTATTTCGCTCTTTATTAGAGAACAAATCTTATAAAACCAAGTTTCTTAATGAATTTGCGGACCATTTAAATAGCTCTTTTCAAACTGAGAGAGTGCACACCATTTTTAATGATATTAAGACTTCAATTCAACCTGAAATGGATGAGCATATTAACCGTTGGGGCATACCAGCTAGTATAGAAGAATGGAATAAAAGTGTTGATAAAATGTTTGAGTTTGCCACTAACAGACCTTCTATTGTACGACAGCATTTAGTAGAGCATTTTGAATTAAGTGGTACAGCAAACCTATCGATTAAAATGGATACTTCTAAAGGAACAGTTATCGTTAACTCCATCGAAATCAGTTCAGAAACACTAGGAATCTCTAATCCAGATAACTGGACTGGTACTTATTTTAAAGATATTCCCGTTACCATTACTGCCCTTCCTAAGGATGGATATTCCTTTAAAGGATGGGGTCCTTCTATAAAAGAGTCATCTGTTACGATTGAAGTAAACCTTACTGAAGATTTTGCATTAGAAGCTATATTTGAGTAA
- the dapA gene encoding 4-hydroxy-tetrahydrodipicolinate synthase — protein sequence MNFGKVITAMVTPFDHAGNVDFQATEQLVNHLIANGTDAIVVAGTTGESPTLTTEEKIQLFYTVVRVAQGRVPVIAGTGSNNTRASIALTQAAEEAGVDGVMLVVPYYNKPSQEGMYQHFAAIAESTKLPVMLYNIPGRSVVNMNVETTIRLSQIENIVSIKEASGDLEAIAQIIAGTDDTFSVYSGDDSLTLPILAIGGTGVVSVASHIIGNEMQNMVTSFMQGHVQHAATMHRQLLPTMKALFTSPNPTPVKAALNLKGVTVGSVRLPLVPLTDEEVHQLQTVIQPSMTYYVS from the coding sequence ATGAATTTCGGAAAAGTAATCACAGCTATGGTAACACCATTCGATCATGCAGGTAATGTTGATTTCCAAGCTACTGAACAGTTAGTAAATCATTTAATTGCAAATGGAACTGATGCGATTGTTGTCGCTGGGACAACTGGCGAATCGCCAACGTTAACGACAGAAGAAAAAATTCAGCTATTTTATACGGTGGTACGCGTCGCACAAGGCCGTGTTCCTGTTATTGCTGGAACCGGTTCTAACAATACACGTGCATCCATTGCACTAACACAAGCTGCTGAAGAAGCAGGTGTTGACGGAGTAATGCTTGTCGTACCTTATTATAATAAACCATCACAAGAAGGCATGTATCAACATTTTGCAGCAATTGCTGAATCAACTAAGCTACCTGTGATGCTATATAATATCCCTGGTCGCAGTGTAGTCAATATGAATGTTGAAACGACGATTCGCCTATCTCAAATAGAAAACATTGTTTCTATTAAAGAAGCAAGTGGAGACTTAGAAGCCATCGCTCAAATCATTGCTGGCACGGACGATACCTTTTCAGTGTACAGTGGTGATGACAGCTTAACACTTCCTATTCTAGCCATTGGTGGAACTGGTGTTGTGTCCGTTGCTTCTCACATTATCGGAAACGAAATGCAAAACATGGTGACAAGCTTTATGCAGGGACATGTTCAACATGCAGCTACGATGCATAGACAACTCCTCCCTACGATGAAAGCTTTATTTACAAGCCCGAACCCTACACCTGTAAAAGCAGCTCTTAATTTAAAAGGTGTAACTGTTGGTTCTGTTCGTTTACCGCTTGTTCCGTTAACGGATGAAGAAGTTCATCAACTCCAAACGGTTATTCAACCATCTATGACATATTATGTGAGCTAA
- a CDS encoding YhcN/YlaJ family sporulation lipoprotein has translation MGKIITKVTTVMVTIILLSGCVVDQQQKFGANSNREEGYSGFGTDRVRSMEGPLSDMMVPDAAPKGRVDLAKPIAEQNDYVKEERLLDFEGQGTNRNGNRVLVNRPGTLRGKYLMSDKPHLTKKYNVNIENLSDEDKVRQTLFSYEEVEDVHIVTSDGMILVGVESPEQNRRKLRRDLKQIVKEETDVDNVIIALERPMVSRIQALEHGISTGEPFEEFGAGLAEIIETFENAVK, from the coding sequence ATGGGAAAAATAATAACAAAGGTAACGACAGTTATGGTGACTATCATCCTCTTGAGCGGTTGTGTCGTTGACCAACAACAAAAATTTGGTGCGAATTCAAATCGAGAAGAGGGATACAGTGGATTTGGCACCGATAGAGTAAGAAGTATGGAAGGACCGCTGTCGGATATGATGGTACCAGATGCGGCACCAAAAGGTCGAGTGGATTTGGCAAAACCGATTGCTGAACAAAATGATTATGTGAAAGAAGAACGATTGCTCGACTTTGAAGGACAAGGGACAAACCGTAACGGCAACCGTGTCTTAGTCAACCGTCCAGGAACATTACGTGGCAAATATCTAATGTCTGATAAACCACACCTTACAAAAAAATATAATGTAAACATAGAGAATTTGTCAGATGAGGACAAGGTAAGGCAAACCCTATTTTCTTATGAAGAAGTTGAAGATGTTCACATTGTCACTTCAGATGGTATGATTTTAGTAGGGGTTGAGTCTCCTGAACAAAACAGACGAAAACTTAGACGTGATTTAAAACAAATCGTAAAAGAGGAAACAGATGTCGATAATGTTATAATTGCTTTAGAGCGACCGATGGTTTCACGTATTCAAGCTCTTGAACATGGGATAAGCACAGGAGAGCCTTTTGAAGAGTTTGGTGCGGGACTAGCTGAAATTATAGAAACATTT
- a CDS encoding aldehyde dehydrogenase family protein, translating into MRIKVSGRKMLLGGKWVERKRQIEVKNPENNEIIALVPAATASDMLEAIALAKEGATQGASLPIHKRMEILQKAASYIEYHHEEYARTISTEGSKTIREARKEVTRCIETLRISAEEARQIKGETIPFDQRPGSEHRIGYYYRFPIGIVGAITPFNDPLNLVAHKIGPAVASGNAIIVKPASATPLSALKLAEAFLYAGLPEKVLSVITGYGHEIGDVLVSHPDVRMISFTGGVDAGLEISRKAGLKKLSMELGSNSPVIVLDDANIEEAVSSCVSGAFGAAGQNCIGVQRIFIQNNIYHDFLQRFIKQTKRYKTGEKLHELTDVGPLISEKEAIRVEKLIDRCIQAGATVECGGNREGAYIHPTVITGIRENDPEVTEEVFGPVVFLFPVESLDEAISKANAVKFGLQAGIFTNNLQDAFSAISRLDVGGVMINDSSDYRIDAMPFGGVKQSGLGREGVSHSIQEMTDPKVVCVNL; encoded by the coding sequence ATGCGGATTAAAGTGTCAGGACGAAAGATGTTGTTAGGTGGAAAATGGGTTGAACGGAAACGACAAATTGAAGTGAAAAACCCCGAAAATAATGAAATTATTGCGCTTGTCCCTGCAGCTACTGCTTCAGATATGCTAGAAGCGATTGCGCTCGCCAAAGAAGGTGCTACACAAGGCGCATCACTTCCAATTCATAAGAGAATGGAAATATTACAAAAGGCAGCTTCTTATATTGAGTACCACCATGAGGAATATGCACGAACGATTTCAACGGAAGGAAGTAAAACCATTCGAGAAGCGAGAAAAGAAGTAACACGTTGTATCGAAACGCTCCGTATTAGTGCCGAGGAAGCGAGACAAATTAAAGGAGAGACCATTCCATTTGACCAACGTCCTGGAAGTGAACATCGAATTGGTTACTATTATCGTTTTCCGATTGGCATTGTTGGCGCGATTACGCCATTTAATGATCCACTCAACTTAGTAGCTCATAAAATCGGTCCAGCTGTGGCAAGTGGAAACGCCATTATCGTCAAACCAGCGAGTGCAACGCCTTTAAGTGCACTGAAGTTAGCAGAAGCCTTTCTATATGCTGGTTTACCGGAGAAAGTGTTATCTGTGATAACCGGATATGGTCATGAAATCGGGGATGTGCTTGTTTCTCATCCTGATGTCCGCATGATTTCATTTACAGGTGGGGTAGATGCTGGATTAGAGATTAGTAGAAAAGCTGGTTTGAAAAAACTAAGCATGGAACTCGGTTCTAACTCGCCTGTTATCGTCTTAGATGATGCCAATATTGAGGAAGCCGTATCTTCATGTGTGTCAGGTGCATTTGGTGCAGCCGGTCAAAACTGTATAGGCGTACAGCGTATATTCATTCAAAACAACATATACCATGATTTTTTACAACGTTTTATTAAGCAAACAAAACGATATAAAACAGGTGAAAAACTACATGAATTAACAGATGTCGGTCCATTAATTTCTGAAAAGGAAGCGATACGTGTAGAGAAGCTCATAGATCGTTGTATCCAAGCAGGCGCAACAGTAGAGTGCGGAGGAAATCGAGAGGGCGCTTATATTCACCCTACCGTAATTACTGGTATCCGCGAAAATGACCCAGAAGTAACGGAAGAGGTATTTGGACCGGTTGTCTTTTTATTCCCGGTTGAGTCATTAGATGAGGCAATATCAAAAGCCAATGCTGTCAAGTTTGGACTGCAAGCAGGCATTTTTACGAATAATTTACAAGATGCCTTTTCTGCTATTTCACGGTTAGATGTCGGTGGGGTCATGATTAATGATAGCAGTGATTATCGCATCGATGCGATGCCTTTTGGTGGCGTAAAACAATCAGGACTCGGACGTGAAGGAGTTTCGCATTCAATTCAAGAAATGACCGACCCGAAAGTTGTGTGTGTGAATTTGTGA
- a CDS encoding aspartyl-phosphate phosphatase Spo0E family protein encodes MLLLAIETKRNQMIDLAEKYGYTSEITVQCSQELDKLLNLAQKSYAVCVK; translated from the coding sequence ATGCTTTTACTAGCAATTGAAACAAAGCGCAATCAAATGATTGATTTAGCTGAGAAATATGGGTACACATCAGAAATCACAGTGCAGTGTAGCCAAGAATTAGACAAGCTCTTAAATTTAGCCCAAAAATCGTATGCTGTGTGCGTTAAATAA